The DNA window GTGCCCACCTCCACGTGGGAGGTGACCGAGGCCGCGGCGGCCAGGGCGATCAGCGCGTCGAACATGGGGTGGTCGAGATCCCAGCGCATCACCCCGTCAGCGTCGAACGGGTAGGGCGAGGCAGCGCCGGCGACCATGACTACATGGTCGGTGTTCCAGATCGAGTCGAAGCCCATGCGCTCGGCCATCCGGGCTGCGTCGGTGATCGTTACCGGCCGGTCGGCGCCGTAACCGGGCAGGGTGACACCGATCCTCATGTCAGCCAGCCTCCGTCGACCACCAGGACGTGGCCGGTCACGTACGAGGCGTCGGTGGAGGTCAGGTAGTCCACCGCCGCCGCCACGTCGGCGGGCTGTCCCAGACGGCCGAGCGGGATGTGGGTGGTGGTCTGGGCTTGGGAGGCCTCCTCGCCCAGCACCGCCCGGACCAGGTCGGTGTCGACCGTGCCCGGCGCCACCGCGTTGACCCGTACGTTGTGCTCGGCGAGTTCCCGGGCGGCGGCGATGGTGAGGGTGCGGACCGCCCCCTTCGAGGTGTCGTACGGGACCATCGGCATGGTGGAGGCCGAGAACGCCGAAGTCGAGGCCAGGTTGACTATGGATCCGGTACGGCGGGGGATCATCACCCGGGCCGCTGCTTGGATGCCGAAGAAGACGGCCCGGAGGTTGAGGGCCATCAGGCCGTCGAACTCTTCGGGGGTGACCTCGACCAGCGGCTTTATCCATCCGGTGCCGGCGTTGTTGACCATCGTTGCCAGAGGCGCCAGCTCATCGACGCGGGCGACCGCTTCCCCGATGGCGTGGACATCGCACACGTCCAGCTGCAGGGAACGAACGTCGAGACCCTCGTCCCGAAGTTCGGCCGCCGTCTTGTCCGCGCGCCTGATGTCGGCGATGAACACCGTGTCGCCCCGCCGCGCCAGACGCTCAGCGATGCCCCTTCCGATCCCTCGGGCGCCGCCGGTTACCAGGGATGCGCGGGGCGCGCCGTTGTGACGGGGCAAGAAGACGACTCCCGGAGCTGGACAGCAGGGCCGCGGTCATCCTAGACGAGTAGTTCCTAGTTCCTAGTTCCTAGTTGCTAGTTGGTAGTTGAAAGCTGCTAGTAAATGTTGAATAGCACTGATTGCTTACGGCTGACTGCTGACCGCTGCCCACAACCCCTTGGAACCAAATCATCTGATGCCGGGTAACACGTTTTCGGCCAACCAGGCTCCCCGCGGGTGGCGGGCGGCCGCCGCCAGGTCCTGCGGCCGGTCGATGTCGAGCAGGAAGCCCAGGGAGGTGATCACGCGGGGCGGAGGCCCGGCGGGGAGGTGGCGGTGGAAGCTGGCCACTCCGTACTGGAACGGGTGCCGTCCTCGCCCTCCCAGCGCCGAAGTACCCCCGTCGTAGGACGGAGCCAGCACCCGCCTCCCGGATCGCGCCACATCCAAGGCCAGGACCACCTCGTCGGGACTCAGGCATGGAAGGTCGGCATGGAGGACCAGCCA is part of the bacterium genome and encodes:
- a CDS encoding NTP transferase domain-containing protein gives rise to the protein MDEPLVALPIRSFRDAYRRLAGSYGPDERAALALALASQTAGTVLRAGVKPHVVTSAIEVRKWALAEGHRVVNDPPAGGLDGAADEAVRLAGGRPWLVLHADLPCLSPDEVVLALDVARSGRRVLAPSYDGGTSALGGRGRHPFQYGVASFHRHLPAGPPPRVITSLGFLLDIDRPQDLAAAARHPRGAWLAENVLPGIR
- a CDS encoding glucose 1-dehydrogenase, which codes for MPRHNGAPRASLVTGGARGIGRGIAERLARRGDTVFIADIRRADKTAAELRDEGLDVRSLQLDVCDVHAIGEAVARVDELAPLATMVNNAGTGWIKPLVEVTPEEFDGLMALNLRAVFFGIQAAARVMIPRRTGSIVNLASTSAFSASTMPMVPYDTSKGAVRTLTIAAARELAEHNVRVNAVAPGTVDTDLVRAVLGEEASQAQTTTHIPLGRLGQPADVAAAVDYLTSTDASYVTGHVLVVDGGWLT